In Zingiber officinale cultivar Zhangliang chromosome 9B, Zo_v1.1, whole genome shotgun sequence, the genomic window AAAGTATATCAATTGAACCTCCTAAATCTCTTTTGGTCAAAACATTATCATGCATTTACTTTGGTCTATTACGAAGATTCATGGGTATAAACTAGCGACCTTCTTTAACGGTTTTCGGCTGCTGGTACTCTCGGTTCATGTGACCTTAATTCTACAAGATACAGAGAGTGCTGAAATCTTACCAGTAACTTTATTTTTCCTATGTTTTCTTCTTCCAGTAATTAGAATGTATTGATCTTAATAGCTCACATAGCTCTTGAGGGATGGCATTTTCTAGAAAAAAGGGAAACATTACAATAACACCTTCCTCTCCTTCGTGCAGGAGCCACAGCTGACTGCCTGTGAGCCATTTGATGTTTATACAAAACCCTTCTCTCTATGATACAAAGAAGTTGTTTCTCCACTTGATGTAGATCCTATCGCCGAGCACATTCTGCGTCATGGCTGATTCACCGTATATTTAATGCCATACTGACAAATTCTGACTCGAGATTGAAGAAATTTTTCTGAGTGATTCATTCATATTCTTGTggaattaatttcaatttagcCCTATGAATCTGGAAAATGACAGAGTAAGTGAAGAACGCCATTTGTTCATTACTATTCTGTATTTCAGGTTTGTCTATAGATTCATGTTCTGATGACAAACATGTTTGCTTTACATAAAACTATTTGCTGTGTGTCTTTCTGTATAGGAGGTGAAAGAATGTTGTATTTCTACGAAGTGTAATTTGTTGGGACCCTAGCTCCATTGAATCTATCTCCATTGATTTCTCTGTAATTCTTTCTATTCTCAAGTATCTGGTTATTGTTTTGTATATTAATGTTTTGATTATTTGTAAATTGCAATTGTTGATGCCATTGTCATTATCGTTGGACAGCTTATTCTACATCGAGATAAAGCCCGATCGAAGgactattgttgtttgattcaaCTAATATTCTAGCACTATCACTGCCACTCGTACTAAAGTGGTGTTCATATAGAATCTAGCAAGAATGGAAGTCTTGCTCATAGCCACTCTATTTTTAAGCATCCATTCTTAAATTCATCAACATGGCCAACCAAACCATTGAACTCGTCGCATATGTTGATTGATGCTTGGGGATTGAACACATTGCTTGTTATCTTCCTCATGGCGGgactagggatgacaatgggacaGGAGCGAGGATGGGATGGGCTTGTGATTCTCATCCCCGTCCCCATCTTCAGTTTTGTCTAATTTGGAAATCCTCATCTCGATTCCACGGGAATTAAATTTCTATCCCGTCCTTATTCCCACTTTAAATGTCTATTGACTTGGCTAAAAAGGTTTTCATTTTTCAACACTTTttcataaaatattaataaaaaatctaatgacatataaatactaatattaattaaataatacatATATAATAACATTAATAATCCATGGTTTAATAAATGGAAAAGATCAAActccattattattattattatcaaggCGGGTTCGGGGATGAGGATAATATCCTTATACCCATCCTCGTTCAACTGCGAGGATTCGAAAATTCCATGAACCCTAATCTATACTTGAAAAAACTCCCCAAACTAGCTTTTGTTTCAAGTTTACTCCATGGGGCTCTGAACCTGTGAGGAAAATTGTTATCCCTACGTGTGACTGAATTTCTCCAGTCCATGAGGGCTCAGGCCACTTCATACTTAGCGATTTCTACTCGGATAACCAAACATCATTGTGAGGAAATAAGACACCCTCTAAATCATTGAAGCCAAACATGATAGGGAGTGTAGTTCGAGTCAACCGCTTATTCTCGACAACCATGCTTTCCCCTGGCAATGAGCTTTCCAGGCTCGATTAGAATCTTCATTTGTTGCTCCTTCGACCATCCCATTAAAAATACCTCATGTAGAGAGATTAACTTGTGGTTGCTCCTCTGTAAGGTCGTGGAGTCAACGTCGAGCGAGAACCCCATCTTCTCTCCAAAGCCCGTCCTCTCAAAGAATATGGGTTCAAGCCATGAGGAGTCGACTAAGTCACTCGATTAGAAGTTCCTGACTTTAGGAGTAATTGTAGTTGGGGATATTCCGCATTAAGGCCCTTCCAATCTTAGGTGGTATGGCTATATACTCCATATGATAAGCACATTATCACTTTGATGGCAGAATCTGGGGTTCCCCGCCATACCCAAATGGACACTTTGACACTTTTGATGGTTGTCACAAATTTGCAACACCCATTCTTTGGACATCATTGCTCTTGGCATCTCTCCCACAGTCATAGTTCTTGGATAACGAAGTCGGGGCGATTCATATTGCATTCGTTTGATTTTAGCCACTTAGGGATTGGCTACCCCTGAGATGTACCTTTCCCTTGATGCAATCCACTCCTTAAAGCTTTCAATTCTTGTCAATTGCTGAACTTCTTCTACATGGATATACTTCTCAgtcgcactacaagaaaaattgAGCGTGAAAAACTCATGGGATACCTCTTTACTATGGATCTAAAAAACTCCCCTTCCTTCAATCTATACGAAAATGCACCGACTAGTATTTCTAGTATAGCGGAAGGTACCTCTAGAGCTATTTTATTGAATCTCTGAATGTATGTTCTTAGAGCCTCTGTTGAACGCCGCTCCGAATTAAACAAACTAAGGGATGTTTGGTGATATTTCTTACAACGGGCAAAGTGATGAGAAAAATAGAGCACAACTCCTGAAATAAACTTAGAGAATGGGAACTGAGGGTATTAAACCATTATTATGCTGGACCGACCAAAGTAGTCACAAAAATTAGACATTTAATGGCATTGGAATATTAATGCAATAAAgagattgatcctgtccgaaaattgTAGAGACGGAAAGCTGGGATGTGACTGTTACGTCGATTGGATGTAGACCACACTCAAATTTGCAAGCACGAGAAACGTTAGTGCCGAACAAGGGAAGGTGGAACAACAGTAGCAGAAGCATAAAAAAGTGAATAATGCGTACTTGCGCCAGTGTACGACCCCTCTTTATATAATGCCCTGGTAGGCAATGTGCACATTTTTTGAGGCATGAGCACGTTCTCCCATTGGTCGCGGATACATTCCCCAATTGGTCCAGGACATATGGTTATAGACACGTTCTCCAATTGATCGTGGGCACGCCCTCCGATTTGTCCGTCGTACGATCTGCTTGTAGACCATGCCACATGTCGGCGATGCCATCTCCCAAAAGTATATCCACATACACGTCAGCTTTCCCGCCAATCGGCAGAGCAGGATAGCCGCTCAGTTGAGTATTCCTCTATTTGGCTGCTCTTCCTTGCAACGATGATTCTAGATAGTATGTTCATGTCCGACTGAAATAGCGATCTGGTCATCTACACACGCCTTCGCTTGACTCATCCCATTGCCAGTCGGGAGACTCATGCCCGATCGGCCCTTAATGTAGGGCTCCACTCAGCTACCATTTAGTGAGCTCGTTGGTCCTTTGCCATTGACCTCCTTGACTTTACATTGACCTCTTTGACTTTGAACTCCATGTAGATTGCTCTATTTATCCTTTGACCCGTACTTAGTGGGCCCCCTTTATCACTGCATTAAAGACATTCTTGATTTGGTAAAGATGCTCCTCTGGTCAATAAAGCCATCATATTCTCCAACATGTAGAGAACAAAAATGAGGAGCTAATTCTTCCACTAGAATATCCTCCATGAACAGAGTTGACTTCCTTCTAGATTTGATTCGAGAAGATCTCTCCTTGTCAGGTTTCTCTTAGAATGACTGGGGCATTGAGGATGAGAGGCTACTAGGGGGATTTCGTTCGTTGTGAATCATTCCCTTCCCCTAGTGGTAGTCACTGACCTTCTTCAATAGTACGACAATTTGGATTATTGTAATTGAGTACTTGCATGTGGTCGAGCACTCCTCATAGCCTCCATATCGTAATAAGAGAATTATCCTATCCAAAGTTAACACACAATTAGAGGCTGCCAGTCTTGCCCCGGCATGCCCTCTCCAATACTTAAGTGAGATTTGAGAGAATAGAAGTGCATTAGCATGAATGATGTTGGGGTTGAAAGGTTACAAAtatagtctcatattgaaaacacatgggaaagatcatgagtttataagagaaaagatatctccattgacatgaggcctttcgggtagagctcaagagcaaaaccatgaggtcttaggcccaaaatggacaatatcataccattgtgaaaatatctaaattcttttcaatcctacaattgatatcagagtccggactgccagaagatttaaccgccgactgtgcacaagagctatggtttgattgagtcatgtgggtacaatattgatctcgaacaaagaaagttgAGGTTACTATGTTtagatcaagaggactagacaccagacaggaagtcctagtaggtcggatggactgaggggcaggaagacctggtgggtcgaggatcgaacgtgggaagcctgtggtcttttgtttgaggggagatttttataagaaaaaatatatctccattgacatgactTAGGTGGTGTTTGGTAAATCTGAAAACTTATGTCTGAAATCTGAATACTAAATTTTAAGTGGTGGAACACTTATAGACctgaaaataaaaagttaaataaatcaaataagaGGCTCTGAAATTTAAGTAACTAATTTGAAACATATTTgataaataacttaaattaatatcttaaaaatgtttaaaagactaTTATACCCTTATATATTACTATCtctataataaatttaatttatttaattatatactAATATAGCATAAATATAATcgtataaattaaatattacatAAAATCGGtaagtttatatattttattattattataaatgtagatgtaatatatatatatatatatatatatatatatatataatcgtgTTTATACTACCTATAAACTATAAACTAGGGTCAAAAAGTTTCTATATATCCGTAACATTATATATATGTATTATTTATTTGGTTTGAAAACTTCCTACCTGCTTATACAGGTTTGAAAACTTCATAAATCGTGCTTATATTGATAAATCGTGCTTATAAATAAATAGTTCGCAACCCATAGTGTTATTGAATTCAGAAATGTTCACAAAACATAATAATATTTAGATAGTGTTCACAAaacataataatatttaaaatcgCATATTAAATAATTGATTTCCTATTTCTTCACGCAAATTAATCATATATGCTTGATCAGTTTGTCTCGAGGACTCCATCATTGATGTCCATCGTTGTTGATTATCTGCAGTCGTAATTTCATCTTCAAATTGTTCAAAAAACGAGTCTGTTGTGCAATTTGTTCTAATAAAATTATGTATTGCTGCACAAGCAATAACAATATCCCTTTGAGTTCGAAAGTGATATGGAGTCATCTTATCCAATATAGGAAAGCGAGCTTTCAATACGCCAAATGTACGCTCGATAACATTTCTTAATTTTGCATGTGCATGATTGAATAATTCCTCTTTAGTTCGAGCTCTACCACCTCGTTGGAAATCTCCAAGCCAATAACGTACATTTCGATGGGGCGACATAAATCCTCGAATATGACAATATGCAGCATCacataaataatattcatatacaatttcaaataaattgtaAACAtagaagtttaaaataattaataataataacaacagcaATAATAATGTACCTGGACCCGGAAAGGGAAAGTTTGACCTTGGATTACGCATTGTTTCGGTTAAGACTTTAGAATCATGTGCCACTCCTTCCCATCCCGCCCAAATGAATGTAAATAACATATCAAAATTGCATATAGCCAGTACATTCTGATAacattttccttttccccttcctCTATATCGAACTTGTTCATTTATTGGAACAATGGCATGTACTAGAGTTCCATCTAAGGCACCTATAGCACCCTAAATAAAtgttataataaattatttatatcatgAAATGAGAAAGAAATAGTTACAATATGTTTAattgaatattaaatatttacCTTAAACACTTCTCGAAGACGTTTATGCCTTGTATCATGAGATATTTGATTACCTTGAGTAGGAACAATAATTTCCTTAGAGAATTTCAGCATAGCTTTTAGAACTTCATGAAAGTAGAAGTTGATTGTTTGCGTTGAATGGCAAAATCTTCGTTTGACAAATCGTACTCGCAAATTATGGCTTAAAGTAATTAAAAACATAGACATCTTCTCTTCCACCGATATATAACGACTATCTTTTAACCATTCATTTTCTCTAAAAATAGAGCAAATCTTTATAAAAGCTTCTTTCTTCATCCTCAACATTTCTTGGCAATGAGCTGGatttccttcaataatttcttTAACATAACTAGCTCCATCAAGTAAAGAAATAGCATCAGGCCTTTGACCCCTTCGTCTTCTTCTCATAAGTAAAATTAGACGAAGGATAGTGATGACCTTTTTCCTTTTATTACCAGTCAACATATTAAATAACTTTGAATCACAAAATAGCCTgtaaaaccaaattttaaaagaattataaagGGTATAACACAATATACTtaaatcacaaatatataaaAACCAATTACGAACCAAACAAAATGATGtttcaaaattaaaagtttaaacaaaataacattcataacataatcataataaaGTCAAGTCCTTTCCTACCATAATTCTATATCAAGCCCATCTTCTTTCCTACCATTATAAGCCATTGTTTTTTAGCTTCATCACTTTTCTTCCTAAGATGCATCCAAAATTCTCTATATGTCTTACTTTCACAAAATATTGTCCCAGCAACAAAATATAAAGGATCGCTCTCATCCAACATATCATCAAGAACTTTGGAACATTCTTCTACGCTTGCCTCATCTGAATCATTTAAATTCTTAAGAGTTTCTAAAATATGTTCGTCAATATATTCAGATTTGTTTGACTTTCGGCGTTTAGACTTTGAATGTTTTATGCTAGGACTATGAGATATCTCTCTTTCCAAATCAACATCGACCTCAACCTCAGCATCAACATCAATAGTAATGTTACTATTTGGAATAGTTGGTGGCATTTCTTCCATTGAGGGACCCCATGCATCTTTCCCCGTAGCTGTAATACCATCAAATAGTGACTTCATTTCATCTGCAAATTGTAGGCCGGCATATCGAAATTGTTTTGCGTCTGGATAGATctataaaaaatatacaaaagtgagtgaatataatatatatatatatatatatatatatataacactattaaattaattaaaaatcttataACTTACCTTAGTATAGTCATCCCACTCTTCAGAAGTCCAGCTAACAGTATTGCTAATGGGATCGTATCCATTCCCAGTTTTATTAACTATTCTTTCCCAGATGTTGTACTTTCTTTTCAGGTAATCCAGTTGATTTTTCAACTATTTTTGAGTAAGATCAAGTCCCTTTTTTTCTTTCATAAGATTACCAATTCGATCCCATGAACGTTTCTTAAAACTACTTCCACTCCTATTTCCACTAGTGCTTTCTTCAATACACGCATCTAAAAATGTTTTCAGAATTTCTGGATCTTTCCAATTAGCTCTTTTATCAACCATTTTATTTGTATTACTTGCCTAAAAAATAATAACATTTGGCAACGTAAGTAAATAAAATCGGTAAgtttatatatatgtttattattattattattatgattattattattattatataaatgtagatgtaatatatatatatatatatatatatatatatatatatatatatatatatatataatcgtaCTTATACTACCTATAAACTAGGGTTCAAAAAAGTTTCTATATTTTGAAAACTTCCtacttgcttttatattatgcataATATTAGGGTTTGAAAACTTCTTATTCAataatatatatatggattaggtttgAAAACTTCCTAAATCGTGGTTATATTATGTATTTGGGTTGAAAACTTCCTAAATAATATTAAATCGTGATAATATGCATAATATTAGGGGTTAAAAACTTTTTATATACTAGGTTGAAAATACATTAAACTAATCAAACAAGAAATGAAATATGAAATAAGAAATCAtaagaaacaagaaaagaaagaagatacCTGAGATGAAGACATGAGAAGATGAACAGCTAGGTAAAGCTGAGAGAGAGAGTTGAAGAAGAAGCGGCGAAATAGCTAGGTAAagctgagagagagagagagttgaagAAGCGGCGGCTAAATGGTGAAGAAAAACCTaaattctaatatatatatatgaatgtaattttattaattatacaAGGGTATATAAGTCtttataagtttaattttaacttaccgtgttaagatagaaaaaaataagCTAAATATTTTAGCTTATTTTTTTGGTCTGAGCGTGTTAAGTTTTTTAGCTAATAAGCTGTTTTAAAATAGGTTATCAAATGAACTTTTTTATAAAAAGTCCTTATTATATTAATTTAAGCGATAAGCTGCATTACCAAACACCACCTTAGCTTAATATCTTTAGCTTAATCTGTATGTGTCCTTTATTCGAACAGTTTTTTCTTTGCCAAATTGCCTGAAGCTTATGCGGTTTTCAATCCAATCGTAGATGTTATGTCTGTTAtacctcttttctttttttttattagccTTTAAAATCTTTTAGGTAGAGtcaaa contains:
- the LOC122023339 gene encoding uncharacterized protein LOC122023339 — protein: MRVLKKALVEIGVEVVLRNVHGIELLKNQLDYLKRKYNIWERIVNKTGNGYDPISNTVSWTSEEWDDYTKIYPDAKQFRYAGLQFADEMKSLFDGITATGKDAWGPSMEEMPPTIPNSNITIDVDAEVEVDVDLEREISHSPSIKHSKSKRRKSNKSEYIDEHILETLKNLNDSDEASVEECSKVLDDMLDESDPLYFVAGTIFCESKTYREFWMHLRKKSDEAKKQWLIMVGKKMGLI